The nucleotide sequence CACAAATTATTATCAGCCGGAATTGATGTTTCACATGGTGTTTTAATGCAAGAAGCTGAAAAACTCAACGTTGGCTTTTTTAAACGAATGAGAACAGGCTTCCCTTATATCCAGCTAAAAATGGGCGCATCTTTAGATGGTAAAACGGCATTAGCATCAGGTGAAAGCCAATGGATAACCTCTAAAGCCTCTCGTCGGGATGTACAAAATTTTCGAGCTCAAGCTAGCGCTATTTTAACGACAAGTGCAACCGTGCTTGCTGATAACCCTTCTATGAATGTCCGTTGGGATGAGCTTTCAGATGAGATAAAAGCCATTTACCCGGAAGAAACATTACGCCAACCTATTCGTATTGTGACTGATAGCCAAAATAGAGTGACTGAAGATCATAAAATCACTCAAATTGAAGGCGAATGCTGGTTGGCGCGTACAAAATCACACCCAAGTGACTGGCAGGGGAACGTATCAGAAATCCTATTACCAACGAATGGCAAAAACAGCGGTGTGGATTTAGTTTTATTAATGATGCAATTGGGTAAACGCAATATCAATACTGTATGGGTTGAAAGTGGGGCTCATTTTGCTGGCGCATTATTAGAGGCTGGGCTTGTTGATGAGCTTATTATTTATATTGCACCTAAAATTTTAGGCAATGATGCGCGTGGATTATT is from Proteus columbae and encodes:
- the ribD gene encoding bifunctional diaminohydroxyphosphoribosylaminopyrimidine deaminase/5-amino-6-(5-phosphoribosylamino)uracil reductase RibD; protein product: MINNNSNNPSENESLQDEHYMRRAIELAALGRFTTSPNPNVGCVIVKEGEIIGEGYHHHAGGPHAEVNALKMAGDKAKGATAYVTLEPCSHFGKTPPCADALINAGIKRVVAAMQDPNPQVAGRGLHKLLSAGIDVSHGVLMQEAEKLNVGFFKRMRTGFPYIQLKMGASLDGKTALASGESQWITSKASRRDVQNFRAQASAILTTSATVLADNPSMNVRWDELSDEIKAIYPEETLRQPIRIVTDSQNRVTEDHKITQIEGECWLARTKSHPSDWQGNVSEILLPTNGKNSGVDLVLLMMQLGKRNINTVWVESGAHFAGALLEAGLVDELIIYIAPKILGNDARGLFTLSPLSSLSEAPEFTVDSLQQIGSDIRVCLKPRY